In the Mytilus galloprovincialis chromosome 10, xbMytGall1.hap1.1, whole genome shotgun sequence genome, one interval contains:
- the LOC143049072 gene encoding uncharacterized protein LOC143049072 — translation MLQKLADFWTYKDWEVLQNKEKRPRFGPLRKVQDSSSDKPTPVEWLKGTTKHQDSVIFAGGSGEPVKDVHKVLDADFKKLPNTSNGQQSNTNETSDNVAPGFFNIQNWRETFERKMQMPTYTGCCTSYTDYSDHLDSHCKDVSLEDDQSNQEDLYWKEESYYRSAQEIREHNRKSDISKLNLASGIDSDIADIAAQLMQGDSVLDVVDKMAAKDDWKSKISFSKTDFQSQPAKTRTLKLNDCSEILVNLIEKTHPMLHKKPISNTKTPCQTPFLPVHRQNAFNQIPISTNSLLQRSNVKLNFLSTKQIADPSTPLVRSKSDCEVNFSNIWDGTHQRFVVCSAYENRRLTREVPVFTSTSLATVPTAVVTENRKRKSSTTCINQPAAKRQNSGNKKSQAASRLKQAASSSCNDLFATPLFIPSKYNQTVCVSSVNKSSVAYRHQ, via the exons ATGTTGCAAAAGCTTGCAGATTTCTGGACTTATAAGGATTGGGAAGTTTTGCAA AACAAAGAAAAGAGACCAAGATTTGGTCCGTTACGAAAAGTCCAAGATTCCTCTTCTGATAAACCAACACCGGTTGAATGGCTGAAAGGGACAACAAAACATCAAGATTCAGTTATATTCGCCGGTGGGTCGGGAGAGCCTGTGAAAGACGTCCACAAAGTTTTG gatGCTGATTTTAAGAAACTTCCCAATACTTCTAATGGTCAACAATCAAATACTAACGAG aCTAGTGACAATGTTGCTCCAGGCTTCTTCAATATCCAAAATTGGAGAGAAACTTTTGAAAGGAAAATGCAG ATGCCAACGTATACTGGCTGCTGCACTTCATACACCGACTATTCAGACCACCTTGATTCTCACTGCAAAGATGTCTCCCTCGAGGACGACCAATCAAATCAAGAGGACCTTTACTGGAAAGAAGAATCCTATTACCGGTCTGCACAGGAAATCAGAGAACATAACCGAAAGTCCGATATATCGAAGCTAAATCTCGCTTCCGGAATAGATAGCGATATAGCAGATATTGCTGCTCAGTTGATGCAAGGAGATTCTGTTCTTGATGTCGTAGACAAAATGGCTGCCAAAGACGACTGGAAAAGCAAAATTAGTTTCAGTAAAACTGATTTTCAAAGTCAGCCTGCCAAAACAAGAACCTTGAAATTAAACGATTGCTCTGAAATTCTCGTCAACCTAATCGAGAAGACCCATCCAATGCTTCACAAGAAACCGATTTCCAACACCAAGACGCCATGTCAAACGCCATTTTTGCCAGTTCATCGACAAAACGCCTTTAATCAGATTCCGATTTCTACAAACTCGCTACTTCAAAGGTCAAATGTCAAACTGAACTTCCTGTCAACAAAGCAGATAGCAGATCCTTCCACTCCACTTGTTCGATCAAAATCAGACTGTGAGGTGAATTTCAGCAACATCTGGGACGGTACGCATCAGCGTTTTGTCGTTTGCTCTGCCTATGAGAATAGAAGATTAACAAGGGAAGTACCAGTATTTACTTCCACGTCATTGGCAACTGTACCAACAGCGGTAGTCACCGAAAACCGCAAACGAAAGTCTTCAACAACATGCATTAACCAACCAGCTGCAAAACGCCAGAATAGCGGTAATAAAAAATCTCAAGCGGCATCTCGATTGAAGCAGGCCGCATCATCATCATGTAATGATCTTTTTGCTACACCACTTTTTATTCCATCCAAGTATAACCAGACCGTTTGTGTTTCATCTGTAAATAAATCGTCAGTAGCATATAGACATCAATGA